The Pantoea vagans genome contains the following window.
TTTTCAGCCCTTATGCGATGTCGGTTTATGTCGCACTCACTGAGAAAGGCATCCCCTTCACCTTAAAGCGAGTGGATTTGTCGCAGAATGCGCAGCTTGATGATGACTATCGTGCTCTGTCGCTGACCTGCCGTGTGCCTGCGCTACAAATTGATGACCTGGTCCTCAATGAATCTTCGGCGATCGCGGAATATCTTGAAGAGCGTTTTCCTGCGCCGGAATTTGAGCGTCTTTACCCGCGTGACCGCGAAAAGCGTGCCCATGCGCGTGAAGTGCAGGCGTGGTTGCGTAGTGATCTTATGGCTCTGCGCGCCGAGCGTCCCACAGAGGTACTGTTTGCGGGCGAACGGTTTGCGCCGTTGTCGGCGGCAGGAGAGCAGGCTGCGAGCAAGCTGATTGCCGCGGTACAGCGTCTGTTGCCGGAAGGGCAGCAAAACCTGTTTGGCGAGTGGTCTATTGCGGATACCGACCTGGCGGTGATGATTAACCGTCTGGCGTTACATGGCGATATGCTGCCAGTGAAATTGCAGCATTATGCCGAGTTCCAGTGGCAGCGTGCATCCGTCCAGCTATGGTTGTCCGAATCAGGTAAATCGCGCTAAGCACGAAGAGCCTTGCGGAGGCCAAAAGAACGCTTTACCTTACCGCACATTCTAATAAGGCATCGCAAACAGGCGCGTGCTGGGCACGCCGAAAACAGAAAGGGTTACGGATGGTGGATCAAACGGCAGATAACGGTATTGAGTGGGTTGATATCGTTAGTGAAGAGAACGAGGTCATTGCGCAGGCCAGCCGTGCGCAGATGCGTGCGCAGAATCTGCGCCATCGTGCGACCTATATCGTGGTGCATGATGGTATGGGTAAAATTCTGGTGCAGCGTCGCACGGAAATCAAAGACTTCATGCCGGGTATGCTGGATGCCACCGCAGGTGGTGTCGTGCAGAGTGGTGAAGACCTGCTGGAATCCGCGCGCCGTGAAGCGGAAGAAGAGCTCGGTATCGCCGCTGTACCCTTTGCCGAACACGGTAAATTCTACTTCGAAGACCAACACTGCCGCGTTTGGGGTGGCTTGTTCAGCTGCGTTTCCCATGGCCCGTTTGCCATGCAGGAAGAAGAGGTGGACGAGGTGTTTTGGATGACGCCGGAAGAGATTACCGCGCGCTGTGATGAATTCACCGATGATTCGCTGAAGGCTGTATCGCTATGGCTGAGCCGCAACAGCGATGCCACGCGAAGCCAGTCCTGAGCTTAGCTGGGATGAAATAAAGGCGCCGAAAGGCGCCTTTATACCCTTCATACTTCAAGGCCCCATGAGGAGACTCGAATTATTTTGGGTATATATTTTTCTCAGGGGAGAAAGCCTTAGCCTTCTGCCTGCTGAGACTGAATCGCGGTCAAAGCGATGGTGTAGACAATGTCATCCACAAGGGCACCACGAGACAGGTCGTTGACTGGCTTACGCATGCCTTGCAGCATCGGCCCGATGGAGATCAGGTCTGCAGAACGCTGTACCGCTTTGTAAGTGGTGTTACCGGTGTTCAGATCCGGGAAGATGAACACGGTCGCACGACCCGCAACTGCGGAGTTTGGTGCTTTAGATTTGGCCACGTCTTCCATGATAGCGGCGTCATACTGCAGTGGACCATCAATCACCAGGTCAGGACGTTTTTCCTGAGCGATACGCGTGGCTTCACGCACTTTCTCAACGTCGCTACCTGCACCTGAGTTACCGGTGGAGTAAGAGATCATCGCCACACGTGGATCGATGCCAAAGGCTTTGGCGGAGTCGGCGGACTGAATGGCGATCTCTGCCAGCTGCTCTGGATTCGGGTCGGGGTTGATGGCGCAGTCGCCGTAAACCAGCACCTGCTCCGGCAGCAGCATGAAGAAGACGGAAGAGACCAGCGAGCTGTTCGGTGCGGTTTTGATCAACTGCAACGGCGGACGAATGGTGTTGGCCGTGGTATGAACCGCACCAGACACCAATCCATCCACTTCACCACGTTCCAGCATCATGGTGCCGAGCATCACGTTATCTTCCAGCTGCTCCTGCGCTACCACTTCAGTCATGCCTTTGCTCTTACGCAGTTCAACCAAGCGCGGCACATAGTTTTCACGTACTACTTCTGGATCAACAATCTCAATGCCTTGGCCCAGTACGACGCCCTGAGCAGCGGCAACGCGCTGGATCTCATCCGGATTGCCCAACAGTACACAAGAAGCAATGCCGCGCTCGGCACAAATCGCGGCCGCTTTCACGGTGCGCGGCTCGTCGCCTTCTGGCAGCACGATACGTTTGCCCGCTTTGCGCGCCAGTTCGGTGAGCTGATAACGGAATGCCGGTGGTGACAGGCGACGGCTGCGTTCAGAGGTGGCCGTCAGTGATTCAACCCAGTCTGCATCAATGTAGCTGGCGACGTACTCCTGCACTTTCTCAATGCGTTGGGTATCATCCGCCGGAACTTCCAGATTGAAGCTCTGCAGGCTGAGGGAGGTCTGCCAGGTGTTGGTTTTCACCATAAACACGGGCAGGCCAGTCTGGAAGGCACGTTCGCACAGGCGAGCGATCGGCGCTTCAATCTGGTAACCGCCGGTCAGCAGCACCGCACCAATCTCAATGCCGTTCATCGCGGCCAGGCAAGCCGCAACCAACACATCAGGACGGTCAGCCGATGTCACCAGCAGCGAGCCTGGGCGGAAATGCTCCAGCATGTGCGGGATACTACGGGCACAGAAGGTCACGGATTTCACGCGACGCGTTTGGATCTCACCTTCGTTAATGATGTCTGCATTCAGATGGCGGCACATGTCGATGGCGCGCGTCGCAATCAGATCAAAGCTCCATGGCACGCAGCCCAGAATCGGCAGCGGGCTGTTGGCAAACAGCTGCTTAGGATCGATATTGGCGATGTTGGCTTTGGTTGAGTCATCAAAGATTTCAGACAGGTCAGGACGGGTACGGCCTTGCTCATCCACGGGCGCATTCAGTTTATTGATGATCACGCCGGTGATATTTTTGTTCTTGCTGCCGCCGAAGCTACTTTGCGTCAGTTCGATACGCTCTTTCAGCTGAGCAGGGGAATCGTTACCCAGTGCGGTGACAAAGACAATTTCAGCATTCAGGGTTTTGGCGATTTCATAGTTCAGCGCGGAAGCGAATTGGTGCTTGCGCGTCGGCACTAAACCTTCCACCAGCACCACTTCAGCATCCTGAGCATTGGCATGGTAATTGGCGATGATCTCTTCCATCAACACGTCTTGCTGGTTTGAACCCAGCAGCGACTCAACGCGCGACATCTGCAGCGGTTCAGCGGCAGGAATGGCGGAGTTTTTACGGATGATGGTGGTGGTCTGATCGGGCGCATCGCCGCCCGCACGTGGCTGGGCAATTGGCTTGAACACGCTCAGGCGGACGCCTTTGCGCTCCATGGCACGGATCACGCCGAGGCTGACGCTGGTCAGGCCGACGCTGGTGCCGGTGGGGATGAGCATGATTGTACGTGACACTATAGAAACCTCTCAGGTGTTGCAGACGAGCTAAAACAACTCCGTCAGCCTGGGCTGACGGAGAGAAGTGTGGTTAGGCAGTGAGACGCGCGGCGTCTTGGGCGATGACCAACTCTTCGTTGGTTGGGATCACCACAGCCGGGCGAGTGCCTTCTTTGTTGATAAAGCCAGATTTGCCGAAGCGTGCCGCGAGATTGCGCTCGTGATCCACTTCGAAGCCCAACAGGCCCAGTTTCGCCAGTGACAGCTCACGCACCATCGCCGCATTTTCACCAATACCGCCGGTGAAGACCACGGCATCCAGACGGCCTTCCATCAGTGAAGTGTAGCTACCGATGTATTTCGCCAGGCGGTGGCAGAACACATCCATCGCACGCTTGGCATCTTCTTTGGTCGCGTAGTTGTCTTCAACATAGCGGCAATCGCTGGTGACTTCGGTGAGACCTAACAGGCCAGACTCTTTGGTCAGCAACTTGTTGATTGCATCAACGGTCATGCCTAGTGCGTCATGCAAGAAGAACACGATAGCGGGATCGATATCGCCGCTGCGGGTTCCCATCACCAGGCCTTCCAGCGGGGTCAACCCCATTGAGGTATCCACGCACTGGCCATTGCGGATTGCCGCAACAGAACCACCGTTGCCCAAGTGGCAGGTAATGATGTTCAGCTCATTGACCGGCTTGTTGAGCATTTTTGCGGCTTCCTGTGTCACATAGTAGTGACTGGTGCCGTGTGCGCCATAGCGACGGACGCCGTGCTCTTTGTACAATTTGTACGGCAGTGCATAAAGATAGGACTCTTCAGGCATTGTCTGATGGAATGCTGTATCAAAAACCGCCACATTCTTATCCGACAGATGTGGGAAGTTCTTCATGGCTTCGTCGATGCCGATCAAATGCGCCGGGTTATGCAGCGGGGCAAAAGAAGAGGCGTCTTTAATGCCCTGAATCACGGATTCGTCGATGATGACAGATTGAGTCAACTGCTCGCCGCCGTGAACAATACGATGGCCGATTGCAGCGATTTGTGCCGAAAGCTCTGGTTTTTGTGCCAGAATGGATTTAACGATGAAGTTCAGCGCTTCACTATGTGCCGCGCCTGCGCCCAGAGGAGCTTCCTGTTTGCTACCTTCCAGTTTCCACTTGATACGTGCTTCAGGTAAATGGAAACACTCTGCCAGACCTGACAAATATTCGTCACCGGTAGCAGGGTTAAGGATGGCAAACTTTAAAGAGGAGCTGCCGCAGTTCAGAACCAGTACTAACTTCGTCGACATGGAAGTACCTATTGATTAAATAGTGGCTAAAAATAACGCAATCAGACTAACAGCGTAGCCCATGAATGCTGGTAGATTAATGATTAACATCATGCGGTAGTCAAAAAGAGACCGACATGCAAAAAATTTTTGGTAATTTTACGCAGATTTTTTAAATCCGCTTAGCGAAACATGGCTCTAAACCGCTCTTTAATTGAGCTGAAGCTTCCGGTAATGTTGCTAAATCGGCGTCAGAATATCTGGTGTCACCCGCAAAGACAAAAATTTTTGAAGCGTGTCACGTAAAGTTGTGTAGTTATCAGTTTATTTTAAACATTACAGAATTAGTTGAGGTCTATCATGGCGAATGATGCAAGTAATCCAGGCTGGTTCGGCTTATTTCAGCGCGGCCAGCACTACATGAAGACCTGGCCAGCCGACAAACGTCTGGCACCAATGTTCCCTGAAAATCGTGTGGTGACGGCAACGCGTTTTGCCATTCGCTTTATGCCACCTTTAGCGATATTTACCCTGACATGGCAAATCGCCATGGGCGGCCAGCTCGGCCCGGCGATCGCGACTGCGCTCTTTGCCTGCAGTTTACCGATGCAAGGGTTGTGGTGGTTGGGTAAACGCTCAGTCACACCATTACCCCCCACGCTGCTGCACTGGTTCCACGAAGTGCGGAGCAAACTGGAAGAAGCGGGACAGGCTATCGCACCGGTTGATGGTAAGCCCACCTATCAGGCATTGGCAGATGTGCTCAAACGCGCATTTAAGCAACTCGATCGTACTTTCCTGGACGATCTTTAAACGACGCACGCGACGCTTCCGCAGAGAATGTGTGCTTGACCCCGGTCTAAATCAAAGAAAAGTGGTGTGAACGCACACGCATCACTTTCCTTGTGTAATCATTTCTACATTGTTTAAATCTTAAGCGGCCGTAATAGCCCGGGAGAGAACCATGGAAATGACCCACGCACAGCGACTCATCCTTTCCAATCAGTACAAAATGATGGCCATGCTGGAGCCGGATAATGCCGAGCGCTATCGTCGTTATCAAACCATTATCGAACGCGGCTACGGCTTGCAGCTGCGCGAGCTGGATAAAGAGTTTGGCGAATTAACCGAAGCCACCTGCCGCCAGCTTATCGACATCATGGAAATGCATCACGCACTGCATGTCTCCTGGTCGAACCTGAAAGAACCTCACACCCTCGAAGAGCGCCGCCTGGCGTTTCTCGGTTTTGATGCCGCTACCGAAGCGCGCTATCTCGGTTACGTGCGCTTTATGGTGAATGTGGAAGGGCGCTATACCCATTTCGATTCCGGCACGCACGGCTTCAATGCGCAAACCCCGATGTGGGAAAAATACCAACGTATGCTGGCGGTGTGGCACACTTGTCCGCGTCAGTATCATCTTAGCGCGAATGAAATTGCGCAGATTCTCAATGCCTGAATAAGGAGCAGCGTGTGAAGTACAGAGGTTTTCTGTTTGATTTAGACGGTACATTGGTGGATTCATTACCTGTGGTGATTCGCTCATGGTCATTGTGGGGCGAACGCCACGGTATCGCAGCGGAAGAGGTTCTGGACTTCATACACGGCAAACCCGCCATCAATTCACTGCGCCACTTTATGGCTGGCCAGTCTGAAGAGGCGATTCAAGCCGAGTTCCTCTGGCTTGAGCGTCTGGAAGCGGAGGATACCGAAGGGGTTCAAGCTATCCCCGGGGCGAAAGCTCTGCTGGCAACTTTAAATGAGCTGCATATTCCTTGGGCGATCGTGACATCGGGCTCGATTCCGGTGGCGCATGCGCGACATAAAGCAGCCGGGCTGCCGATGCCTGAAGTGTTTATTACCGCGGAGAATATCAAACACGGCAAGCCCAATCCGGAGCCCTATTTGCTGGGTGCTGAGCGCCTGGGTCTGGCCGCCAGCGAATGCGTGGTGGTTGAAGATGCGCCAGCAGGGATTATCGCCGGTCTGGAAGCGGGTAGCGCTGTAGTTGCGGTAAATGCCCCAGCAGATGCACCGCGCTTGCATGAAGTCACTTATCAGGTAAAAACCCTGGAACCGCTGGTGGTGACGCAGGCGGAAAACGGCACCTTTACACTTTCTCTCAACGCTTAATTTTTTACTACACGCACATAAGTCGAGAAGCCGACTGGGGCTGTATAAGGGCGGGCAATCCGCAGCGCTGAATGGAATGAGTATGCCAGGAGAGCCCGCAGGACGCGGGCGAAAGGTGGCGCTGGAACATGGATGTTCCATCGGCACCGGTCCGTAAGGCCGTCGAATGAAGTGAAGGCACCGCGTAAGCGGCGCGAGGACCGCCAGCACTTATGCAGCTTCAATCGGCGTCATCGCCAATCCTGAAGTCCCGTCTTTACAACGGCGTGTCCTGGGAAATCTCATCCAGCGACAGGCTGAAACTAGGGATAAAGACTTCCACAAAGTAATCCATCTCAGGTGAGCGGCGTTGCGACAGGGTTTTCTCCAGACGCGCCTTTGCCAGCAAGAATTCGTTATTACCTGCCGATAACTCTTCCAGGCATTTCACATAGGCGCAAAGCGCATCCGCCTGTTTCACCACTGCCTGCTCACTTTCGCTGTGCAAATGCTCATCAATCAAGGGTCGATAGGCATCCTGCAATTCAGGCGGCAGCATATCAATCAACTTTTGCTGCGCAATCTTCTCTATCTTCTTATATTCATGGGCAATTTGTGCATTGTAGTACTTCACTGGCGTCGGTAAATCACCGGTTAAGACTTCGCTGGCATCGTGATAGAGCGCCAGCATCGCAATACGTTCCGCGTTGAGATTACCGCTGAACTTCATGTTTTTGATGATCGCCAGGGCATGCGCCACCATCGCGACCTGAAGGCTGTGTTCAGAGACGTTCTCAGTGCGCACATTGCGCATCAGCGGCCAACGGTTAATCAGTTTAAGGCGGGAAAGGTGGGCGAAAAAGTGGCTACGGGTCATGACGGGTTCCTGTTGCACGGTGGGGAGTTTTACACTCCCCGAAATGAGAACAGTATATACCCGTCATACTTCGAACCGCAGCTGCGTTTGCTACGCGTGCTCACCCCAGTCACTTACTCATGTAAGCTCCTGGGGATTCACCCACTTGCCGCGTGATTCGGCCTTCGGCCTCACCCTGCGGGCCAGCGCAAGCGCTGTTCAAAAGCGCCGTAAGGCACTTTTGTACTGCAATTCGAATTATTTTGGGTATACGCATCACCTGTTACTGGCGATAGCCTTGCAGGAAGCGACCAAACTTGCTGATGGCCATTTCGAGGTCATCAACGCGCGGCAAGGTTACGATGCGTACGTGGTCCGGCCATGGCCAGTTGAAGGCAGTACCCTGAACCAGCAGCACCTTCTCTTGCAGCAGGAAATCCAGCACCATCTTCTGGTCATCAAAGATATTGAATTTCTTAGGATCGATGCGTGGGAACATATACAACGCACCTTGTGGCTTAACGCAGCTCACACCCGGAATGTCGTTAATCAACTCCCAGGCACGCTGGCGCTGTTCATACAAACGACCGCCCGGTGCAATAAACTCGCTGATACTCTGATAACCTCCCAGCGCAGTCTGAATGGCATGCTGAGCCGGGACGTTGGCACACAGACGCATCGATGCCAGCATCTCCAGGCCTTCGATGTAGCCTTTGGCATGCTTTTTCGGACCGTTCAACACCATCCAGCCCTGACGGAAGCCGGCAACGCGGTAGGTTTTGGACAAGCCATTAAACGTCACCGTCAGCAGATCCGGTGCCAGCGCAGCAATCGAATGGTGCTGTGCTTCGTCATACAAAATCTTGTCGTAGATTTCGTCGGCAAAAATAATCAGATTGTGTTGACGCGCAATCTCAACCACTTCCATTAGCAGTTCTTTGCTATACACCGCACCGGTCGGGTTGTTGGGATTGATGATCACGATGCCACGCGTACGCGGCGTGATTTTGCTACGAATATCATCCAGGTCTGGGAACCAACCCGCAGACTCATCGCACAGATAGTGCACCGCTTTACCGCTCGACAGGGAAACGGCCGCGGTCCACAGGGGATAATCCGGGGCCGGAACCAGCATTTCATCGCCGCTGTTCAGCAATGCCTGCATCGCCTGCACGATCAACTCGGACACACCGTTACCAATGTAGATATCTTCAACGGTAACATCGCGCATATCTCGCGCCTGGTAGTGCTGCATAATGGCTTTACGCGCCGAGTACAGTCCCTTTGAATCACAATAACCCTGCGAACTTGGCAGGTTACGAATCACATCGACCAGGATTTCATCAGGGGCTTCAAAACCAAACGGGGCAGGGTTACCGATGTTCAGTTTGAGGACTTTGTTACCTTCTTCTTCAAGACGCTTTGCTTCTTTCAGTACCGGACCACGGATGTCATAACAGACATTTTCCAGCTTGCCAGATTTATCAATTTGAAAATTCATTATTACCGCCTTAATGGGCAGAGTCCTTTAACCTGCCACCAAAAACAAACCTGCCCAATTTACTCCTCTCATCGTCACAAAAGAAGGGTAGCGCTGGGTTTTGGCGAGTTTGCCAGTTATTCCCGGCGTACGTAGAGTAAAACGCATCCGTTGTGAGCTGGCCTGGTTTATAAGCCTGCAAACTTGAGTAAGTGTGATATTAAATTCTGGGTAAACTGATGACCGCTGTAAAGCGCGTTATCCATAGGTAAAGCAGGTGATTAAGAAATTTTTTATTCACATCCTGTGCGAAAATTCATTAGCCACATGATGAAATAGTTAAAGGAATCTTGTTGGATGCCGAAGAAGTGTGCACCGGTGATGAAGCAATAGCTGGTGTCAGGGTATACAGTGCATTCTTATTCACTTTTTCACAGCAGAATGAGGCGCTAACAAGTGAATGATTAAGGCGATAATTGCGTCTTAAATAGCATTTGTACTGTAACTTTAACGCCTGGTATGGGGTTTCAGAATCGGGGTGGTTAAAAAACGCGCAGGGTTGTGGCAGGATAGGCTGGAAAAGCGTTTTGGTCAAAAATTGCGATGTTTTGAACAAAAACATTTCCCTTTAAAGCGTAAAAATGATTAAGTATAATTTATTATTTGATGCACTTTACCGCTTCGCATCAGCATAACATGATGTTATCCCTTTTTGACCCGCAGGGCCTTTTTGCGGGAAAATAGACAACTACGCAGCTTCCAGCACTTGTACGACATACGTCTTCGGACCAGAAGTTGTTCTGTCTTAAATAGACGGCGCTGCTCTGATTGCAGAGTGACATATCCGTCGGTATCCGCCTGACACGTTTTTTTCATGGCATCCTCCACACAGGGCTGCCATTAAGCACCATTACCTCTTATCTCTTTGATAAGTAGGGTAATACACCAGGGTAGTAGTTTTAAAAAATCTTATAAGTGAAGAAAAAACATGACTAATGCAAATCGTCCGATACTGAATCTCGACCTCGATCTGCTTCGTACTTTTGTCGCTGTTGCTGACCTGAATACCTTTGCGGCAGCAGCTGCAGCAGTATGCAGAACGCAATCGGCAGTAAGTCAGCAGATGCAACGTCTGGAACAATTGGTAGGTAAAGAGCTGTTTGCCAGACATGGACGTAATAAACTGCTGACGGAGCATGGCATCCAGTTGCTGGGCTATGCCAGAAAGATCCTTCGTTTTAACGACGAAGCCTGCACCTCTTTGATGTACAGCAATATCCAGGGCGTACTGACTATCGGTGCCTCTGATGATACTTCCGATACCATTCTGCCGTTTCTGCTTAACCGCGTAACGTCGGTGTATCCTAAGCTGGCCATTGATGTGCGCGTTAAGCGCAACCCGTTCATGATGGAAATGCTGAACCAGGGTGAAGTCGACCTGGTCGTCACCACGTCCAGCCCCGGCAATTTCACCTATCAAGTCCTGCGTACATC
Protein-coding sequences here:
- the ackA gene encoding acetate kinase — protein: MSTKLVLVLNCGSSSLKFAILNPATGDEYLSGLAECFHLPEARIKWKLEGSKQEAPLGAGAAHSEALNFIVKSILAQKPELSAQIAAIGHRIVHGGEQLTQSVIIDESVIQGIKDASSFAPLHNPAHLIGIDEAMKNFPHLSDKNVAVFDTAFHQTMPEESYLYALPYKLYKEHGVRRYGAHGTSHYYVTQEAAKMLNKPVNELNIITCHLGNGGSVAAIRNGQCVDTSMGLTPLEGLVMGTRSGDIDPAIVFFLHDALGMTVDAINKLLTKESGLLGLTEVTSDCRYVEDNYATKEDAKRAMDVFCHRLAKYIGSYTSLMEGRLDAVVFTGGIGENAAMVRELSLAKLGLLGFEVDHERNLAARFGKSGFINKEGTRPAVVIPTNEELVIAQDAARLTA
- the lrhA gene encoding transcriptional regulator LrhA; translated protein: MTNANRPILNLDLDLLRTFVAVADLNTFAAAAAAVCRTQSAVSQQMQRLEQLVGKELFARHGRNKLLTEHGIQLLGYARKILRFNDEACTSLMYSNIQGVLTIGASDDTSDTILPFLLNRVTSVYPKLAIDVRVKRNPFMMEMLNQGEVDLVVTTSSPGNFTYQVLRTSPTLWYCAADYIFQRGEAIPLVLLDEPSPYRDMAIDHLNEAGIPWRISYVASTLAAVRAAVKAGLGVTARPVEMMSPELRVMGAAEGLPVLPDTQYLLCRNPDSDNELALAIFNAMQSTNDPYNLSANPDGSLLLDDEE
- a CDS encoding sugar phosphatase, whose protein sequence is MKYRGFLFDLDGTLVDSLPVVIRSWSLWGERHGIAAEEVLDFIHGKPAINSLRHFMAGQSEEAIQAEFLWLERLEAEDTEGVQAIPGAKALLATLNELHIPWAIVTSGSIPVAHARHKAAGLPMPEVFITAENIKHGKPNPEPYLLGAERLGLAASECVVVEDAPAGIIAGLEAGSAVVAVNAPADAPRLHEVTYQVKTLEPLVVTQAENGTFTLSLNA
- the yfbR gene encoding 5'-deoxynucleotidase; the protein is MTRSHFFAHLSRLKLINRWPLMRNVRTENVSEHSLQVAMVAHALAIIKNMKFSGNLNAERIAMLALYHDASEVLTGDLPTPVKYYNAQIAHEYKKIEKIAQQKLIDMLPPELQDAYRPLIDEHLHSESEQAVVKQADALCAYVKCLEELSAGNNEFLLAKARLEKTLSQRRSPEMDYFVEVFIPSFSLSLDEISQDTPL
- a CDS encoding YfbU family protein — translated: MEMTHAQRLILSNQYKMMAMLEPDNAERYRRYQTIIERGYGLQLRELDKEFGELTEATCRQLIDIMEMHHALHVSWSNLKEPHTLEERRLAFLGFDAATEARYLGYVRFMVNVEGRYTHFDSGTHGFNAQTPMWEKYQRMLAVWHTCPRQYHLSANEIAQILNA
- the yfcD gene encoding NUDIX hydrolase YfcD, whose translation is MVDQTADNGIEWVDIVSEENEVIAQASRAQMRAQNLRHRATYIVVHDGMGKILVQRRTEIKDFMPGMLDATAGGVVQSGEDLLESARREAEEELGIAAVPFAEHGKFYFEDQHCRVWGGLFSCVSHGPFAMQEEEVDEVFWMTPEEITARCDEFTDDSLKAVSLWLSRNSDATRSQS
- the pta gene encoding phosphate acetyltransferase, translating into MSRTIMLIPTGTSVGLTSVSLGVIRAMERKGVRLSVFKPIAQPRAGGDAPDQTTTIIRKNSAIPAAEPLQMSRVESLLGSNQQDVLMEEIIANYHANAQDAEVVLVEGLVPTRKHQFASALNYEIAKTLNAEIVFVTALGNDSPAQLKERIELTQSSFGGSKNKNITGVIINKLNAPVDEQGRTRPDLSEIFDDSTKANIANIDPKQLFANSPLPILGCVPWSFDLIATRAIDMCRHLNADIINEGEIQTRRVKSVTFCARSIPHMLEHFRPGSLLVTSADRPDVLVAACLAAMNGIEIGAVLLTGGYQIEAPIARLCERAFQTGLPVFMVKTNTWQTSLSLQSFNLEVPADDTQRIEKVQEYVASYIDADWVESLTATSERSRRLSPPAFRYQLTELARKAGKRIVLPEGDEPRTVKAAAICAERGIASCVLLGNPDEIQRVAAAQGVVLGQGIEIVDPEVVRENYVPRLVELRKSKGMTEVVAQEQLEDNVMLGTMMLERGEVDGLVSGAVHTTANTIRPPLQLIKTAPNSSLVSSVFFMLLPEQVLVYGDCAINPDPNPEQLAEIAIQSADSAKAFGIDPRVAMISYSTGNSGAGSDVEKVREATRIAQEKRPDLVIDGPLQYDAAIMEDVAKSKAPNSAVAGRATVFIFPDLNTGNTTYKAVQRSADLISIGPMLQGMRKPVNDLSRGALVDDIVYTIALTAIQSQQAEG
- the yfbV gene encoding terminus macrodomain insulation protein YfbV, which produces MANDASNPGWFGLFQRGQHYMKTWPADKRLAPMFPENRVVTATRFAIRFMPPLAIFTLTWQIAMGGQLGPAIATALFACSLPMQGLWWLGKRSVTPLPPTLLHWFHEVRSKLEEAGQAIAPVDGKPTYQALADVLKRAFKQLDRTFLDDL
- the yfcF gene encoding glutathione transferase produces the protein MNYPTITLWTDASFFSPYAMSVYVALTEKGIPFTLKRVDLSQNAQLDDDYRALSLTCRVPALQIDDLVLNESSAIAEYLEERFPAPEFERLYPRDREKRAHAREVQAWLRSDLMALRAERPTEVLFAGERFAPLSAAGEQAASKLIAAVQRLLPEGQQNLFGEWSIADTDLAVMINRLALHGDMLPVKLQHYAEFQWQRASVQLWLSESGKSR
- a CDS encoding pyridoxal phosphate-dependent aminotransferase, whose amino-acid sequence is MNFQIDKSGKLENVCYDIRGPVLKEAKRLEEEGNKVLKLNIGNPAPFGFEAPDEILVDVIRNLPSSQGYCDSKGLYSARKAIMQHYQARDMRDVTVEDIYIGNGVSELIVQAMQALLNSGDEMLVPAPDYPLWTAAVSLSSGKAVHYLCDESAGWFPDLDDIRSKITPRTRGIVIINPNNPTGAVYSKELLMEVVEIARQHNLIIFADEIYDKILYDEAQHHSIAALAPDLLTVTFNGLSKTYRVAGFRQGWMVLNGPKKHAKGYIEGLEMLASMRLCANVPAQHAIQTALGGYQSISEFIAPGGRLYEQRQRAWELINDIPGVSCVKPQGALYMFPRIDPKKFNIFDDQKMVLDFLLQEKVLLVQGTAFNWPWPDHVRIVTLPRVDDLEMAISKFGRFLQGYRQ